The Nostoc sp. NIES-3756 DNA window TTTACATACCAATCGAGATGTACATTTAGAACTGGGATTTAATGAAGAATTATCCCACCTAATTTATGCCGGGGCAGATATGATTATTGTTCCCAGCAATTATGAACCCTGTGGTTTAACTCAAATAATTGGTTTGAAATACGGTACTGTTCCCGTTGTGCGCGGTGTCGGTGGGCTGGTAAATACAGTATTTGACCGAGATTACGATGAGAATCTACCACCAGAAAAACGTAATGGTTACGTATTCTATGAATCGGATAAACCCGCTTTAGAATCTGCTATGGATCGGGCAATTGATTTATGGTACAAGTCTCCCCAAGAGTTCCAACAATTGGCGATTCAAGGGATGAACTATGACTATTCATGGAATCATCCAGGCGCAGAATATCTAGAGATTTACGATTGGATCAAATACAAGTGGTAGAAGAATAATTCGTAATTGATAATGGGCTACGCCCCGCTTCTCTACGAGACGCTACGCGAACGCTAACGTAATTCGTAATTAAGTGTATGAAAATATTTCATGCTGATGAAGAAGGAATAAATTAAATTCTGCTCAAAATTACGAATTACGAATTACGAACTACGAATTAGTAATTAAACCAGTGCTTTGAGTAAGGCTTGAAGTTTGAGTTGTACTTCGGCAAATTCTCGCTCAGGATCAGAACCGGCGACTATACCTGCGCCTGCGTACAGTCTAGCGCGATCGCCATCTATTAGCGCTGAACGAATCCCGACAATAAACTCACAGTTACCTTGAGAATCTATCCAACCAAGAGGCGCAGCATATAAGCCTCTTTCAAATGTCTCATAGCGGCGAATTTCCTCACAAGCCATATCCCTGGCTGCACCTGCTACGGCTGGTGTTGGGTGCAGTTGGGCAACAATTTTTAACGGGTGGACATTAGCAGGTACGATCGCATTAATTGGTGTCCACAAGTGCTGAATATTAGATAATTGTCGCAGACGCGGCGGTAATACCTGGGGTAACAACCCTAGTTGGGTGAGGCGTTGAGTAATGAAGTCCATTACTAACAGGTGTTCGTGTCTTTCCTTTTCGCTGTTGAGTAAGCGATTTGCATTAGCAGCATCTTCAGCTGGGGTTTTTCCTCGCGGCGCGGAACCTGCTAAAGCATCAGTGATTAACTGTTGATTATGAATGGTAATTAATCTTTCTGGACTAGCACCAATAAAGTTTTGCCCTTTACCGTTACTGGTAGAGAATATATAACAGTTAGGATGAATTTTTCTAAGATTATTTAATGACTGAAATAAGTTAAACCTCTGATTAGATTTCACATCTAAGATATCCGCTAGCACTACCTTACTTAATTCGCTAGACTTGATTTTCTGCAATGCCGATGCCACTGAGCATTTATATCTTTCTCCATTAGCAACAAATTTTTTACTCAGATTAGAAGGCAAATAATCAACATTTGGAGAATAAGGTTCTAAGGCATTGATAAACTCTATTTTGTTACGTAAATTCTGTAATAGTATCTGGATGTTAACACTAGAGTTAATGACTGTATTCATTACCAATGTACAGCACTGATTTTTGACAGATATTTGCCAACGTGGTAAAAAAACAGTAGCTGAAGGAAATGGATATTCTATCTGACTGTTTTCCGAAAAAAAACTAAAGTAACAAAAAAAGTGCGGCCCAGCAAAAGCTTGATTAGTGTTACCAAAACTACTAATATTTTTTAAATTTGTTTTAATAAAATATTCGGATTGAAGGAAGCGTTCTTGTCCATTTATTTGCAACTTTGTGACTGCATCAATGCCTGCGATCGCTTCACCTTTACCTCTGTTCTCAAAGTAAAAATTTATTGCATTTTCTTGCGCTAATTTATCTAATACAGCTAAAGGATCAACCCAATCAATTTCTAGCGAGATACTCACAATCTGCCTAAAATCATTTTTTAGGCAATTTTCTTGAACATTTAACAAAAATTTATATATGTCTTTGTATTCAACAAAGGAGTTACGACGACATGGTGAAACTGTCATGGATCTAAAAATAGTAAATTTTTTTTAAGTTATCTTCCAAAGTGTAATTAATCATGGTCGTATTTCTACAGGTAACATATTCAGTCACCATTTCACCAGAGTATGGTTTCCCTTATTGGCGGTGTTCTTGAACTCTCATAAATCATAGCTAGTTGTGTGCAGCCAGCAGAGAGTGTAAAAATATTTATCAGGAGGTTATGTATTAAAACAGCAATAAAAACCACATTTATGTTAAACCAAAATCATTAAAATTTGACTGAAGTATTGTATTTAATTTCAATTTTAAATCTTTACCAAGACTAATGACTACAAAGCAAATTACCCGTCCCAAAAGTAAGTTATGGATGGCGGCAATTAAGCCGCCTATGTATAGTGTTGCCATCATGCCCATTTGGGTTGGAAGCGCAGTCGCTTTTACAGAGAAAAAAGTATTTAATTTAACAATATTTGCTACTTTTATAGCTGCCGCAATCTTAATTCTGGCTTGGGAAAATATCACTAATGATGTATTCGATTCCGAAACAGGAATTGATATCAATAAACATCATTCTCTGGTGAATTTAACAGGCAAAAAGACCTTAGTCTTTTGGTTAGGAAATTTGTGTTTAATTTCTGGCTTGTTGGGAATTTTAGCGATCGCCACTTGGCAAAAAGACCCAACAGTCATCGGTATAATTTTGCTGTGTTGTGCTTTGGGTTATATGTACCAAGGCCCTCCCTTTCGTTTAGGATATCAGGGTTTAGGGGAAATCCTCTGCTTCTTTGCCTTCGGGCCTTTAGCCGTGTCAGCAGGGTATTACAGCCAAACCCCAACTTGGTCAATATCGAGTTTAGCAGCCTCAGTAATTGTCGGTATTGTCACTAGCCTAATTTTATTTTGCTCACACTTCCACCAAGTTAAAGATGATATTGCAGCCGGCAAGCGATCGCCCATCGTCCGCTTAGGCACAACCAACGGTGCAAAAGTCCTTATTTGGTTCACAGCCAGCATTTACCCCTTCATCCTACTGTTTGTGCTATTGGGATTCTTCCCTGTATGGACATTGTTGAGTTGGTTGAGTCTCCCCTACGCCTTCAAGCTATGTCGCCACGTTCACCAAAACCACAACCAACCAGAAAAAGTCAGCAACTGTAAATTCATCGCCGTCGCTGTGCATTTTTGGGCTTGTTTATTGTTGGGTTTGGGGTTTGTAATTGCGGGAGTTTAAGAGTCATTAGTCCATAGTCAACAGTCCATAGTTAACAGTTATTTTCATTCCCCAACCTATGGCTTATCAATTGGAATTTCGTCCGATAGCTAGAAAATTTTTGCGATCGCTAGTGACTAGTCATGGTATATGGGAAGTACGCGAGGCAATTATTCTTAGTCTGACGAATAACAACGGTAAAGTTGGTTGGGGAGAAATAGCACCTATTAGCTGGTTTGATTCTGAGACTTTAGAACAGGCGTTAGATTTTTGCTGCCAACTACCCAAAGAAATTACACAAGAAATCATTTACTCAATTCCCGATGATTTACCTGCTTGTCAATTTGGCTTTGAATCAGCTTTAGAGGCATTGAGTACTGGCGATTGGACTTCTCCCTCATCTCCCCCCACTCCCTCATCTCCCTCATCTTTCCCACCTCCTCACCTTACCTACAGCGCCTTACTACCAGCAGGGGAAGCAGCACTAAATCAATGGTGCAGCTTATGGGAGGAGGGATACCGCACGTTTAAATGGAAAATTGGCGTGGGTGATATAGCCCAAGAATTGAAGATTTTTGACTCATTAATCCAAAGTCTACCTGCATCAGCAAAACTGCGATTAGATGCAAACGGTGGACTTAGCTATCATCAAGCTCACACATGGCTACAGGCTTGTGATAATTTACCCATAGAAATCGAATTTATCGAACAGCCATTGTCAGTGGATAAATTTTCCCAAATGTTGGCATTGAGTGAAGCTTATAGTACTGCGATCGCTTTAGATGAATCTGTAGCTACCCTCAAGCAACTTGCTGATTGTTATGAGAAAGGTTGGCGAGATGTATTTGTGATCAAACCAGCCATTATCGGTTCACCCTCACGCCTACGACAGTTTTGTCAACAGCATGAAATTGATGCAGTATTTTCATCTGTATTTGAAACTGCGATCGCCAGACAAGCTGCTTTAAAACTAGCAGCAGAATTATCTCGTCACAATAGGGCTGTTGGTTTTGGTGTTAATCACCTTTTCGCCGAAGAATGTGAAAATAACACTTTAATCTAATTTATCGGCGTTTAATTATTATTATCTGCACTTATTTATGTGTATCATAATTACGAATTACGAATTATTCTGGAGTTTATGAAACAACCTTTAGCCTATCTTAATTGCCAAAATTATGATGATTGGCTGATTGGTTATAACAGTTGTGAACTTCATCAACTAGCTACACAATTCTATAAAGAAACCATACATTTATCAGCAAGTAATACATCACCAAAAATCATCCTAGCTGAAAATAAACCTATTAAATTTTTAGCCAGCTTTATTGCCTCATGTGCTGCTAATTGCCAAATTTTTCTCTGTAATCCAGACTGGGGCGAACAAGAATGGAATCAAGTATTTAATTTAGTACAACCCGATATTATTTGGGGAGAAATCAATTCAAAATTCCAATCTTCCCCCTCATCTTCCCCCACTCCCTCATCCCCCCCATCTCACTTTACTCCTCCCACTCTTCACTCCCCATTCATCATGATTCCCACAGGTGGTTCCTCAGGACAAATTAAATTTGCTATCCACACCTGGGAAACTCTCATAGCTTCCGTACAAGGATTCAAAGAATATTTCCAGCTTGTACAAGTTAACTCATTTTGTGTTTTACCCCTATATCATGTCAGTGGTTTAATGCAGTTTATGCGTTCTTTTACCACAGGTGGTAAATTAGCAGTCTTACCTTTCAAATCATTAGAACAAGGTCAAACATACCAAATTGAACCTACAGATTTTTTTATATCTTTAGTACCAACACAACTACAACGTCTTCTAGAAAATGCAGAATTAGCTACATGGTTATCTAAATTTAAAACAGTACTTTTAGGAGGTGCGCCTGCTTGGAGTGAATTATTAGAAAAAGCCAAGTATTACAATATTAGATTAGCGCCTACCTATGGCATGACAGAAACCGCCTCTCAAATAGCGACTCTCAAACCGGATGATTTTTTGAATGGTAAAATTAACAGTGGTCAAATACTGCCTCATGCTCAAGTAAAGATTTGTGTTCAAGAAGGTCAAACTCTACCAGCAAATCAAATAGGTAATATTACGATTCAAGCTCAATCTTTATCACTGGGTTATTATCCACATATTTCGGAAAAACAGGATTGTTTACAAGTAGATGATATAGGTTTTTTAGATGAGAAAGGTTATCTAAATATTGTTGGTAGAAACAGCGACAAAATCATTACAGGTGGAGAAAATATTTATCCTATAGAAATAGAATCGGTGATACGCGCTACACAAATGGTTGTTGATGTTTGTGTAATTGGTATACCTGATAAACAATGGGGACAAGCATTAACAGCAATTTATATTCCCAAGGATGAGAACACATCTGTTGATGAAATTAAAACTATCCTCTCTCATCAACTTAGTAGATTTAAAATTCCTAAACATTGGATTTCCGTAAATAACTTACCCCGTAATGCTCAAGGTAAAGTTAATCGTCAGGCATTACAACAGATAGCTGCTTTGAGGTTGGAGAGTGGGGAGTAGGAAGATGTAGCTTGCTTCTCTAACGAGACGCTACGCGAACCCGTAGGGTAGGAGACAAGGGAGATAAAAATTCTTCCCTCAACACGACTAGACGCACCGCTACCGTTAACAGCACCCATATCATCCCTGCTCAAAAATTTTTCCTTTTCCCCACTAACAAAACATAGCGCCAGTACCAGAAAGCTGATACTGTGGATTGTCAAGCATACTACTGAGCAAAAAAAGTAGCTGATGAGTCCATGACAATTACGATCGCAATCAATACTGACGCTGTTAATACTCTCGATTTATCACCCGCCCATACGGTGATTAACCCACTGTTGAAAGAAGGAAGCATTGCTTCTCACGAACAGCAGTTAAAATTTGCTATTGAATATCCCCTAGAACCTGGCGATCCCCGCGAATTGTCAGAAATTCCCGAATTAAGGCTGTGGTTTATCCGCTTAGATGCCAAATATCCTTGGTTGCCATTTTTACTAGACTGGAAAGCAGGCGAATTGGGACGTTACACCGCCATGCTTGTACCGCATCAATTTAGCGCCAAGGAGGGCATTCAGTATAATCCCGAAGCATTAGAAATCTTTTTGATGCACAAAATTTTTGTTTTAAGCGATTGGTTAAAACAACAAGATATACCTTGGCAATCACGCCTTAAATCTATGGCGCAAATGCTGGGTTACGAATTAGATGATGCGTTTTTTGAAATGTTTTAAATAGGGAGAAATGAATGATGAGTGATGAGTAGTAAGTGCTGTTAGTGGTAGCGAGACGTTAAGCCTGTGCAAAGTGAAGAATTTTTATCTCCCTTGTCTCCCCTGTCTCCCTCATCCCCCTCATCTTCCTCATCTCCCTCATCTCCCCTATCTCCCGCTTAACCTCCCCAAACTTTCTCTAACACAGTTTTGGGTGTAATATCAGCCACCTTACCTGTAGGAGATTTAATTCCTAAAAATTTGTCGCTGTTTGGTAGCAATCTTGCAGGATCTGTAGAGCCGAATAACCCGATAGTATAAGTTTGTACGGCTACACTTAAATGTAGTGGCACACTATCGGTAGTCAGCATTAAGTTAGCTCCAGCAATTATTGCCGATAGTTTACCGACATTATCAGGAGATATAACCTTAATATCTAACGAAGAATCTCGCAGCGATCGCACAAATTGTTCATCATCAGGGCCTTGGATCACCACTACAGGTAAATCTGGCTGCTTTTGGCGAAAATCTTGAATGATTTCCTGCCAGTTTTCCACAGGGTAAACTGTATCCAAAGCCTTGTGCTGAGATGTCCAGCTAGAGCCGCCATAGATTAGCACATAACCTGTATCATTTATCCCAAGGCGCTTTTGCTCATTATTTGCCCACTCAATATCAGGTTTAGGCACATTTACCGCTAACTCCGGCGTAGGGGTTGTAATGCCAAATGGTTGAAGTAAATCGTGGTAGGCTGTCGCTGCGTATTGAGAAGATTTTGACAGTACAGTCTTAGTAAGAAATGACGCACCTTTGCCTTGGTAGCCGATACGTGTGGGAATCCCTGTCAGCCAGAGCATTAAGCCCACCAACCAGCTTTGCCCAGATGTGATCGCCACATCATACTCACGATCGCGAATCGTGCCGACAAGATTTCCCCAATCGGCTAGGCTGTTTCGATCTTTGTAATCGAAGGTCAGTATATCATTCACTGACTTACTCACCCGGTAGGCAGCCTTTGACCGGGGTTCCACAACAACATCCAACTGCGCGTTTGGGTAATAGCGCTTCAGATCGTCTAGAGTCGGAAAAAACAGAATTTGATCGCCAATTCCGCCAGGTACAAGGGCTACTACTCGCATAATATTTATTGACGCTTATCGCTCCTTATTTTAGGGGAATACGGGAAAGTCAAAATTCAAAATTTATCTTAAAAATTTGAGCCACTGCGTTCTTACGGCAGGAAAACAGCCTACAGAACTTTTAGCAAAATTCAAAACTTAGTCATTTTCAATTCATAATCTTGAATTGGAGGTAGCCAAGTTTTCCTGTATTCATTCTCTAGTTTGGCATTAAAAGACTGTGTATTTACTTATCCCCGCCGCCGGAGTTGGCAAAAGAATGGGGAGCGATCGCAATAAACTTTTACTCAAAGTGCGATCGCAAACTATTCTGGCTTGGACTCTCCAAGCTGCACAAGCAGCCGACGAAATCACCTGGATCGGCATTATTTCTCAACCCACCGATTGGCCAGATTTTAAATCTATTCTCGCTAATTTGCGCCTCACTAAGCCAGTAGAATTGATAATTGGCGGTTCCACTAGGCAAGAATCGGTTTACAACGGCTTACAGGCGCTACCAGCCGCCGCAGAACAAGTTTTAATTCACGATGGCGCTAGATGTTTGGTAACACCAAATTTATTCAATTCCTGCGCCCAAGCAATTCGTCAATGTTCTGGTTTGATTGCATCTGTCCCCGTAAAAGACACGATTAAAGTTGTGGATGAAAGTGGCATAATTCAAAGTACACCAGACAGACGCAATCTTTGGGCAGCACAAACCCCCCAAGGATTTAACGTTGAATTGCTCAAACAATGCCACGCTGAAGGTGTTCGCCAAAGTTGGGAAGTGACAGACGATGCTGCTTTATTTGAGAAGTGCGGTATCGAAGTGCGAATTGTGGAAGGTGAGGAGACGAATTTAAAAATTACCACTCCTCAAGATTTAGCGATCGCTGAATTTATCCTCACTAGTCGGGGAGTGGGGAGTAGGGAGTAGGGAGTGGGAAAATTATATACTTGACTTATCTCAAATTAGCGTGTATGATCCCACACATTTATTAAGTATCCTTTATCCAA harbors:
- a CDS encoding CRR6 family NdhI maturation factor, with amino-acid sequence MTITIAINTDAVNTLDLSPAHTVINPLLKEGSIASHEQQLKFAIEYPLEPGDPRELSEIPELRLWFIRLDAKYPWLPFLLDWKAGELGRYTAMLVPHQFSAKEGIQYNPEALEIFLMHKIFVLSDWLKQQDIPWQSRLKSMAQMLGYELDDAFFEMF
- a CDS encoding glycosyltransferase family 9 protein yields the protein MRVVALVPGGIGDQILFFPTLDDLKRYYPNAQLDVVVEPRSKAAYRVSKSVNDILTFDYKDRNSLADWGNLVGTIRDREYDVAITSGQSWLVGLMLWLTGIPTRIGYQGKGASFLTKTVLSKSSQYAATAYHDLLQPFGITTPTPELAVNVPKPDIEWANNEQKRLGINDTGYVLIYGGSSWTSQHKALDTVYPVENWQEIIQDFRQKQPDLPVVVIQGPDDEQFVRSLRDSSLDIKVISPDNVGKLSAIIAGANLMLTTDSVPLHLSVAVQTYTIGLFGSTDPARLLPNSDKFLGIKSPTGKVADITPKTVLEKVWGG
- a CDS encoding 2-succinylbenzoate--CoA ligase, whose amino-acid sequence is MKQPLAYLNCQNYDDWLIGYNSCELHQLATQFYKETIHLSASNTSPKIILAENKPIKFLASFIASCAANCQIFLCNPDWGEQEWNQVFNLVQPDIIWGEINSKFQSSPSSSPTPSSPPSHFTPPTLHSPFIMIPTGGSSGQIKFAIHTWETLIASVQGFKEYFQLVQVNSFCVLPLYHVSGLMQFMRSFTTGGKLAVLPFKSLEQGQTYQIEPTDFFISLVPTQLQRLLENAELATWLSKFKTVLLGGAPAWSELLEKAKYYNIRLAPTYGMTETASQIATLKPDDFLNGKINSGQILPHAQVKICVQEGQTLPANQIGNITIQAQSLSLGYYPHISEKQDCLQVDDIGFLDEKGYLNIVGRNSDKIITGGENIYPIEIESVIRATQMVVDVCVIGIPDKQWGQALTAIYIPKDENTSVDEIKTILSHQLSRFKIPKHWISVNNLPRNAQGKVNRQALQQIAALRLESGE
- a CDS encoding o-succinylbenzoate synthase, whose product is MAYQLEFRPIARKFLRSLVTSHGIWEVREAIILSLTNNNGKVGWGEIAPISWFDSETLEQALDFCCQLPKEITQEIIYSIPDDLPACQFGFESALEALSTGDWTSPSSPPTPSSPSSFPPPHLTYSALLPAGEAALNQWCSLWEEGYRTFKWKIGVGDIAQELKIFDSLIQSLPASAKLRLDANGGLSYHQAHTWLQACDNLPIEIEFIEQPLSVDKFSQMLALSEAYSTAIALDESVATLKQLADCYEKGWRDVFVIKPAIIGSPSRLRQFCQQHEIDAVFSSVFETAIARQAALKLAAELSRHNRAVGFGVNHLFAEECENNTLI
- the menA gene encoding 2-carboxy-1,4-naphthoquinone phytyltransferase yields the protein MTTKQITRPKSKLWMAAIKPPMYSVAIMPIWVGSAVAFTEKKVFNLTIFATFIAAAILILAWENITNDVFDSETGIDINKHHSLVNLTGKKTLVFWLGNLCLISGLLGILAIATWQKDPTVIGIILLCCALGYMYQGPPFRLGYQGLGEILCFFAFGPLAVSAGYYSQTPTWSISSLAASVIVGIVTSLILFCSHFHQVKDDIAAGKRSPIVRLGTTNGAKVLIWFTASIYPFILLFVLLGFFPVWTLLSWLSLPYAFKLCRHVHQNHNQPEKVSNCKFIAVAVHFWACLLLGLGFVIAGV
- a CDS encoding isochorismate synthase, translating into MTVSPCRRNSFVEYKDIYKFLLNVQENCLKNDFRQIVSISLEIDWVDPLAVLDKLAQENAINFYFENRGKGEAIAGIDAVTKLQINGQERFLQSEYFIKTNLKNISSFGNTNQAFAGPHFFCYFSFFSENSQIEYPFPSATVFLPRWQISVKNQCCTLVMNTVINSSVNIQILLQNLRNKIEFINALEPYSPNVDYLPSNLSKKFVANGERYKCSVASALQKIKSSELSKVVLADILDVKSNQRFNLFQSLNNLRKIHPNCYIFSTSNGKGQNFIGASPERLITIHNQQLITDALAGSAPRGKTPAEDAANANRLLNSEKERHEHLLVMDFITQRLTQLGLLPQVLPPRLRQLSNIQHLWTPINAIVPANVHPLKIVAQLHPTPAVAGAARDMACEEIRRYETFERGLYAAPLGWIDSQGNCEFIVGIRSALIDGDRARLYAGAGIVAGSDPEREFAEVQLKLQALLKALV
- the ispD gene encoding 2-C-methyl-D-erythritol 4-phosphate cytidylyltransferase, whose product is MYLLIPAAGVGKRMGSDRNKLLLKVRSQTILAWTLQAAQAADEITWIGIISQPTDWPDFKSILANLRLTKPVELIIGGSTRQESVYNGLQALPAAAEQVLIHDGARCLVTPNLFNSCAQAIRQCSGLIASVPVKDTIKVVDESGIIQSTPDRRNLWAAQTPQGFNVELLKQCHAEGVRQSWEVTDDAALFEKCGIEVRIVEGEETNLKITTPQDLAIAEFILTSRGVGSRE